A stretch of Myxocyprinus asiaticus isolate MX2 ecotype Aquarium Trade chromosome 42, UBuf_Myxa_2, whole genome shotgun sequence DNA encodes these proteins:
- the LOC127432455 gene encoding polymeric immunoglobulin receptor-like isoform X4, giving the protein MNIILTFTLLMIPGAVTSIIVTGYSGGGVIISCKYEKQYKTNVKYFCRGQWSTCSDLIRTDMKDKLVQKEKVYLYDNTRAAVFILIIRHLKKQDTDKYYCGIYRPVALDSKTEVHLKVREGDQIRTVRGYSGGSVIINSKYEHEHKWKLKYFLRTETLRQYSEQISTKKVEEWQHNGRFSIHDNRSADLLQVFITELDVEDSGDYTVVFKVSEDYSFFSELNLVVNDDGCCENIIRLAATSEESVNVSCRYPQSHRSDRKFLCRRSGTYKCSQIASVNESRRWTLERQFHLYGDREDQLLTVSISNVTQHNSGEYWCGVESDQQYMIFITQVQLTVTGTNNLIPSPSSSFFSSITTPLITETCRSNITSVSPLSSDWSLIISLSVVLVLIFVGLLLLIVALYKRRQTQVFHRR; this is encoded by the exons ATGAACATTATCTTGACTTTCACTCTACTGATGATTCCTG GTGCTGTGACCTCCATCATTGTGACAGGATATTCAGGGGGTGGAGTCATCATCTCATGCAAATATGAGAAACAATATAAGACGAATGTGAAGTATTTTTGTAGAGGTCAGTGGTCAACATGCTCCGACCTCATCAGAACTGATATGAAAGATAAATTGGTGCAGAAAGAAAAAGTTTATCTGTATGACAACACAAGAGCTGCAGTCTTCATTCTGATCATCAGACATCTGAAGAAACAGGATACTGACAAATATTATTGTGGAATTTATCGTCCAGTCGCACTGGACTCCAAAACAGAAGTGCATCTGAAAGTTAGAGAAG GTGATCAGATCAGGACTGTGAGAGGATATTCAGGTGGAAGTGTCATTATAAACTCCAAATATGAGCATGAACACAAGTGGAAGTTGAAGTATTTTTTGAGAACTGAAACACTTCGTCAGTATTCTGAACAGATATCCACAAAGAAAGTTGAGGAGTGGCAGCACAATGGCAGATTCTCTATTCATGATAACAGATCTGCAGATCTCTTGCAAGTGTTTATCACAGAGCTGGACGTGGAAGATTCTGGAGATTATACAGTTGTGTTTAAAGTTTCTGAAGACTACAGTTTCTTCTCTGAACTGAACCTGGTTGTAAACGATG ATGGTTGTTGTGAGAACATCATCAGACTCGCAGCTACTTCAGAAGAATCTGTGAACGTCAGCTGCAGATATCCACAATCTCACAGGAGCGACCGCAAGTTTCTCTGCAGAAGATCTGGCACTTATAAATGTTCTCAGATAGCATCCGTAAATGAGAGCAGAAGATGGACACTAGAAAGACAGTTTCATCTGTATGGTGACAGAGAAGATCAGCTCCTGACTGTAAGCATCAGCAATGTCACTCAACACAATTCAGGAGAATACTGGTGTGGAGTTGAATCTGATCAACAATACATGATCTTCATTACACAAGTCCAGCTCACTGTTACTG GGACAAATAATCTAATACCATCACCATCATCTTCTTTCTTCTCATCCATCACAACTCCACTGATCACAGAAACCTGTAGATCTAACATCACATCTGTGTCTCCATTATCATCAG ACTGGTCTCTGATCATcagtctgtctgttgttctggtTCTGATCTTTGTTGGACTCTTATTACTGATAGTGGCTCTCTATAAGAGGCGTCAGACTCAAG tttttcacaggCGCTGA
- the LOC127432455 gene encoding polymeric immunoglobulin receptor-like isoform X3 produces the protein MNIILTFTLLMIPGAVTSIIVTGYSGGGVIISCKYEKQYKTNVKYFCRGQWSTCSDLIRTDMKDKLVQKEKVYLYDNTRAAVFILIIRHLKKQDTDKYYCGIYRPVALDSKTEVHLKVREGDQIRTVRGYSGGSVIINSKYEHEHKWKLKYFLRTETLRQYSEQISTKKVEEWQHNGRFSIHDNRSADLLQVFITELDVEDSGDYTVVFKVSEDYSFFSELNLVVNDDGCCENIIRLAATSEESVNVSCRYPQSHRSDRKFLCRRSGTYKCSQIASVNESRRWTLERQFHLYGDREDQLLTVSISNVTQHNSGEYWCGVESDQQYMIFITQVQLTVTGTNNLIPSPSSSFFSSITTPLITETCRSNITSVSPLSSDWSLIISLSVVLVLIFVGLLLLIVALYKRRQTQGADSSSKVSHIGPGQNEVVPQKACDYEEITDIRLYNDSDTGRSTVYIQDPRSDRSAEDLNYAVVNFHKKPDCADRINFSNNQNDSDYATVSYDTV, from the exons ATGAACATTATCTTGACTTTCACTCTACTGATGATTCCTG GTGCTGTGACCTCCATCATTGTGACAGGATATTCAGGGGGTGGAGTCATCATCTCATGCAAATATGAGAAACAATATAAGACGAATGTGAAGTATTTTTGTAGAGGTCAGTGGTCAACATGCTCCGACCTCATCAGAACTGATATGAAAGATAAATTGGTGCAGAAAGAAAAAGTTTATCTGTATGACAACACAAGAGCTGCAGTCTTCATTCTGATCATCAGACATCTGAAGAAACAGGATACTGACAAATATTATTGTGGAATTTATCGTCCAGTCGCACTGGACTCCAAAACAGAAGTGCATCTGAAAGTTAGAGAAG GTGATCAGATCAGGACTGTGAGAGGATATTCAGGTGGAAGTGTCATTATAAACTCCAAATATGAGCATGAACACAAGTGGAAGTTGAAGTATTTTTTGAGAACTGAAACACTTCGTCAGTATTCTGAACAGATATCCACAAAGAAAGTTGAGGAGTGGCAGCACAATGGCAGATTCTCTATTCATGATAACAGATCTGCAGATCTCTTGCAAGTGTTTATCACAGAGCTGGACGTGGAAGATTCTGGAGATTATACAGTTGTGTTTAAAGTTTCTGAAGACTACAGTTTCTTCTCTGAACTGAACCTGGTTGTAAACGATG ATGGTTGTTGTGAGAACATCATCAGACTCGCAGCTACTTCAGAAGAATCTGTGAACGTCAGCTGCAGATATCCACAATCTCACAGGAGCGACCGCAAGTTTCTCTGCAGAAGATCTGGCACTTATAAATGTTCTCAGATAGCATCCGTAAATGAGAGCAGAAGATGGACACTAGAAAGACAGTTTCATCTGTATGGTGACAGAGAAGATCAGCTCCTGACTGTAAGCATCAGCAATGTCACTCAACACAATTCAGGAGAATACTGGTGTGGAGTTGAATCTGATCAACAATACATGATCTTCATTACACAAGTCCAGCTCACTGTTACTG GGACAAATAATCTAATACCATCACCATCATCTTCTTTCTTCTCATCCATCACAACTCCACTGATCACAGAAACCTGTAGATCTAACATCACATCTGTGTCTCCATTATCATCAG ACTGGTCTCTGATCATcagtctgtctgttgttctggtTCTGATCTTTGTTGGACTCTTATTACTGATAGTGGCTCTCTATAAGAGGCGTCAGACTCAAG gCGCTGACTCCTCATCCAAAGTATCTCACATCGGACCAGGACAAAATGAAGTG GTTCCTCAAAAGGCTTGTGATTACGAGGAAATTACAGACATCAGACTTTACAATGATTCAGATACAGGAAGATCCACTGTCTACA TTCAAGATCCCAGAAGTGACAGGTCTGCTGAGGATCTGAATTATGCAGTGGTGAACTTTCACAAGAAACCTGACTGTGCTGATCGTATCAATTTTAGCAATAATCAGAATGACAGTGATTATGCTACTGTCAGCTATGACACTGTTTGA
- the LOC127432455 gene encoding polymeric immunoglobulin receptor-like isoform X1 yields the protein MNIILTFTLLMIPGAVTSIIVTGYSGGGVIISCKYEKQYKTNVKYFCRGQWSTCSDLIRTDMKDKLVQKEKVYLYDNTRAAVFILIIRHLKKQDTDKYYCGIYRPVALDSKTEVHLKVREGDQIRTVRGYSGGSVIINSKYEHEHKWKLKYFLRTETLRQYSEQISTKKVEEWQHNGRFSIHDNRSADLLQVFITELDVEDSGDYTVVFKVSEDYSFFSELNLVVNDDGCCENIIRLAATSEESVNVSCRYPQSHRSDRKFLCRRSGTYKCSQIASVNESRRWTLERQFHLYGDREDQLLTVSISNVTQHNSGEYWCGVESDQQYMIFITQVQLTVTGTNNLIPSPSSSFFSSITTPLITETCRSNITSVSPLSSDWSLIISLSVVLVLIFVGLLLLIVALYKRRQTQGADSSSKVSHIGPGQNEVVPQKACDYEEITDIRLYNDSDTGRSTVYSTEQIAKNPFDSIQTTVQLLTKPSDFDIALYSTVQDPRSDRSAEDLNYAVVNFHKKPDCADRINFSNNQNDSDYATVSYDTV from the exons ATGAACATTATCTTGACTTTCACTCTACTGATGATTCCTG GTGCTGTGACCTCCATCATTGTGACAGGATATTCAGGGGGTGGAGTCATCATCTCATGCAAATATGAGAAACAATATAAGACGAATGTGAAGTATTTTTGTAGAGGTCAGTGGTCAACATGCTCCGACCTCATCAGAACTGATATGAAAGATAAATTGGTGCAGAAAGAAAAAGTTTATCTGTATGACAACACAAGAGCTGCAGTCTTCATTCTGATCATCAGACATCTGAAGAAACAGGATACTGACAAATATTATTGTGGAATTTATCGTCCAGTCGCACTGGACTCCAAAACAGAAGTGCATCTGAAAGTTAGAGAAG GTGATCAGATCAGGACTGTGAGAGGATATTCAGGTGGAAGTGTCATTATAAACTCCAAATATGAGCATGAACACAAGTGGAAGTTGAAGTATTTTTTGAGAACTGAAACACTTCGTCAGTATTCTGAACAGATATCCACAAAGAAAGTTGAGGAGTGGCAGCACAATGGCAGATTCTCTATTCATGATAACAGATCTGCAGATCTCTTGCAAGTGTTTATCACAGAGCTGGACGTGGAAGATTCTGGAGATTATACAGTTGTGTTTAAAGTTTCTGAAGACTACAGTTTCTTCTCTGAACTGAACCTGGTTGTAAACGATG ATGGTTGTTGTGAGAACATCATCAGACTCGCAGCTACTTCAGAAGAATCTGTGAACGTCAGCTGCAGATATCCACAATCTCACAGGAGCGACCGCAAGTTTCTCTGCAGAAGATCTGGCACTTATAAATGTTCTCAGATAGCATCCGTAAATGAGAGCAGAAGATGGACACTAGAAAGACAGTTTCATCTGTATGGTGACAGAGAAGATCAGCTCCTGACTGTAAGCATCAGCAATGTCACTCAACACAATTCAGGAGAATACTGGTGTGGAGTTGAATCTGATCAACAATACATGATCTTCATTACACAAGTCCAGCTCACTGTTACTG GGACAAATAATCTAATACCATCACCATCATCTTCTTTCTTCTCATCCATCACAACTCCACTGATCACAGAAACCTGTAGATCTAACATCACATCTGTGTCTCCATTATCATCAG ACTGGTCTCTGATCATcagtctgtctgttgttctggtTCTGATCTTTGTTGGACTCTTATTACTGATAGTGGCTCTCTATAAGAGGCGTCAGACTCAAG gCGCTGACTCCTCATCCAAAGTATCTCACATCGGACCAGGACAAAATGAAGTG GTTCCTCAAAAGGCTTGTGATTACGAGGAAATTACAGACATCAGACTTTACAATGATTCAGATACAGGAAGATCCACTGTCTACAGTACTGAACAAATAGCCAAAAATCCATTTGATTCTATTCAAACCACAGTACAATTACTCACTAAACCCTCTGATTTTGATATTGCTCTTTATTCTACAGTTCAAGATCCCAGAAGTGACAGGTCTGCTGAGGATCTGAATTATGCAGTGGTGAACTTTCACAAGAAACCTGACTGTGCTGATCGTATCAATTTTAGCAATAATCAGAATGACAGTGATTATGCTACTGTCAGCTATGACACTGTTTGA
- the LOC127432455 gene encoding polymeric immunoglobulin receptor-like isoform X2 has translation MNIILTFTLLMIPGAVTSIIVTGYSGGGVIISCKYEKQYKTNVKYFCRGQWSTCSDLIRTDMKDKLVQKEKVYLYDNTRAAVFILIIRHLKKQDTDKYYCGIYRPVALDSKTEVHLKVREGDQIRTVRGYSGGSVIINSKYEHEHKWKLKYFLRTETLRQYSEQISTKKVEEWQHNGRFSIHDNRSADLLQVFITELDVEDSGDYTVVFKVSEDYSFFSELNLVVNDDGCCENIIRLAATSEESVNVSCRYPQSHRSDRKFLCRRSGTYKCSQIASVNESRRWTLERQFHLYGDREDQLLTVSISNVTQHNSGEYWCGVESDQQYMIFITQVQLTVTETCRSNITSVSPLSSDWSLIISLSVVLVLIFVGLLLLIVALYKRRQTQGADSSSKVSHIGPGQNEVVPQKACDYEEITDIRLYNDSDTGRSTVYSTEQIAKNPFDSIQTTVQLLTKPSDFDIALYSTVQDPRSDRSAEDLNYAVVNFHKKPDCADRINFSNNQNDSDYATVSYDTV, from the exons ATGAACATTATCTTGACTTTCACTCTACTGATGATTCCTG GTGCTGTGACCTCCATCATTGTGACAGGATATTCAGGGGGTGGAGTCATCATCTCATGCAAATATGAGAAACAATATAAGACGAATGTGAAGTATTTTTGTAGAGGTCAGTGGTCAACATGCTCCGACCTCATCAGAACTGATATGAAAGATAAATTGGTGCAGAAAGAAAAAGTTTATCTGTATGACAACACAAGAGCTGCAGTCTTCATTCTGATCATCAGACATCTGAAGAAACAGGATACTGACAAATATTATTGTGGAATTTATCGTCCAGTCGCACTGGACTCCAAAACAGAAGTGCATCTGAAAGTTAGAGAAG GTGATCAGATCAGGACTGTGAGAGGATATTCAGGTGGAAGTGTCATTATAAACTCCAAATATGAGCATGAACACAAGTGGAAGTTGAAGTATTTTTTGAGAACTGAAACACTTCGTCAGTATTCTGAACAGATATCCACAAAGAAAGTTGAGGAGTGGCAGCACAATGGCAGATTCTCTATTCATGATAACAGATCTGCAGATCTCTTGCAAGTGTTTATCACAGAGCTGGACGTGGAAGATTCTGGAGATTATACAGTTGTGTTTAAAGTTTCTGAAGACTACAGTTTCTTCTCTGAACTGAACCTGGTTGTAAACGATG ATGGTTGTTGTGAGAACATCATCAGACTCGCAGCTACTTCAGAAGAATCTGTGAACGTCAGCTGCAGATATCCACAATCTCACAGGAGCGACCGCAAGTTTCTCTGCAGAAGATCTGGCACTTATAAATGTTCTCAGATAGCATCCGTAAATGAGAGCAGAAGATGGACACTAGAAAGACAGTTTCATCTGTATGGTGACAGAGAAGATCAGCTCCTGACTGTAAGCATCAGCAATGTCACTCAACACAATTCAGGAGAATACTGGTGTGGAGTTGAATCTGATCAACAATACATGATCTTCATTACACAAGTCCAGCTCACTGTTACTG AAACCTGTAGATCTAACATCACATCTGTGTCTCCATTATCATCAG ACTGGTCTCTGATCATcagtctgtctgttgttctggtTCTGATCTTTGTTGGACTCTTATTACTGATAGTGGCTCTCTATAAGAGGCGTCAGACTCAAG gCGCTGACTCCTCATCCAAAGTATCTCACATCGGACCAGGACAAAATGAAGTG GTTCCTCAAAAGGCTTGTGATTACGAGGAAATTACAGACATCAGACTTTACAATGATTCAGATACAGGAAGATCCACTGTCTACAGTACTGAACAAATAGCCAAAAATCCATTTGATTCTATTCAAACCACAGTACAATTACTCACTAAACCCTCTGATTTTGATATTGCTCTTTATTCTACAGTTCAAGATCCCAGAAGTGACAGGTCTGCTGAGGATCTGAATTATGCAGTGGTGAACTTTCACAAGAAACCTGACTGTGCTGATCGTATCAATTTTAGCAATAATCAGAATGACAGTGATTATGCTACTGTCAGCTATGACACTGTTTGA